From one Stieleria sp. JC731 genomic stretch:
- a CDS encoding Gfo/Idh/MocA family protein, whose translation MSHSINRRQVLKSGSAAIGASFGLACLSPAKAFAQTSPMQKLRTAHIGVGGMGGSDLNSIASHSSVEVAALCDVDSARLAAALEKHPNAKTFTDYREMISSLGDSIDGVVVSTPDHTHAPAAMTAMNAGKPVYCQKPLTHEVFEARRLREVAQEKGLVTQMGIQIHSHRVYRQAVKMIQDGVIGKVKEVHAWSNKNWGYDQPELPMASPVPESLDFDRWLGTADARDYVPGVYHPGNWRKLIDFGTGTLGDMGVHIFDTPYGALELTAPNWAKTDCRQPTGIGHPERNVVEYEFPQTKYTTKTMKWKWYDGSFAPPEPTAVGLPEGTALPGQGSLFVGEEGHLLLPHISEAVLFPVAKFKDYKRPDVEGANHYHQWVDACMGNGETSAPFSFGGPLTEALLLGVVANRFPNQALNWDAEGLKITNNDRANKLLYRKYRDGYQVDGLST comes from the coding sequence ATGAGCCATTCGATAAATCGCCGGCAAGTCTTGAAGTCTGGTTCCGCCGCAATCGGCGCTTCATTCGGCCTCGCGTGCTTGTCACCGGCAAAGGCGTTTGCCCAGACCTCGCCGATGCAGAAACTTCGCACCGCCCATATTGGTGTCGGCGGGATGGGGGGATCGGATTTAAATTCGATCGCGTCGCACTCGTCAGTCGAAGTCGCAGCGTTGTGTGATGTCGATTCGGCTCGGTTGGCCGCGGCGCTGGAAAAGCATCCGAACGCAAAGACCTTCACCGACTATCGCGAAATGATTTCATCGCTCGGTGATTCGATCGATGGCGTCGTGGTTTCCACGCCGGATCATACGCACGCGCCGGCTGCGATGACGGCGATGAACGCGGGTAAACCTGTGTATTGCCAGAAGCCATTGACGCACGAAGTGTTCGAAGCTCGACGCCTACGGGAAGTTGCTCAGGAAAAGGGACTAGTCACGCAGATGGGCATCCAGATCCATTCGCATCGCGTCTATCGTCAAGCGGTCAAGATGATTCAAGACGGCGTGATCGGAAAGGTGAAAGAGGTTCATGCTTGGTCAAACAAGAACTGGGGATATGACCAGCCCGAACTGCCAATGGCTTCACCAGTTCCTGAAAGCCTGGACTTCGACCGTTGGCTGGGGACTGCTGACGCTCGCGACTATGTTCCAGGCGTTTATCATCCCGGAAATTGGCGAAAGCTGATCGATTTCGGTACAGGAACACTCGGTGATATGGGCGTCCATATTTTTGACACTCCCTATGGTGCTCTTGAACTGACAGCACCCAATTGGGCCAAGACCGACTGCCGTCAACCGACTGGCATTGGTCATCCAGAACGCAACGTTGTTGAGTACGAGTTTCCACAGACGAAGTACACCACCAAAACGATGAAGTGGAAGTGGTACGACGGATCGTTTGCCCCGCCGGAACCGACAGCTGTTGGGCTGCCCGAAGGAACCGCCTTGCCCGGACAGGGATCGCTATTCGTCGGAGAAGAAGGTCACCTTCTGTTGCCACATATCAGCGAAGCGGTGTTGTTCCCGGTTGCGAAATTCAAAGACTACAAACGGCCTGATGTCGAAGGCGCCAATCACTACCATCAATGGGTCGATGCTTGCATGGGCAATGGTGAAACGAGCGCGCCCTTTTCTTTTGGTGGTCCGCTGACCGAGGCGTTGCTGTTGGGAGTGGTTGCCAACCGATTCCCCAATCAAGCTTTGAACTGGGACGCTGAAGGATTGAAAATCACCAACAACGACCGAGCCAATAAGCT
- a CDS encoding glycosyltransferase family 2 protein — protein MTKKQMKRSDNKETWLAALPVFNEVDYVDDVLDRVVKFADHVLVVDDGSTDGTAEKLAKRDDVTVIHHDGNQGYGAALKTAFQYTLQNGFDGVVTLDCDGQHQPKRIPAFIDMARSADIVSGSRYLHHFEGDDAPPEERMFINRRITADLNRRLGFELTDAFCGFKAYRAEALRQFDITDTGYAMPLQLWVQAAAAGLRVVEMAVPLIYLDLARSFGGALDHAQTRLDHYNRVIENEINRLCAEGKHVLHAVSGDPVCTHQPR, from the coding sequence ATGACAAAGAAGCAAATGAAACGATCTGACAACAAAGAGACTTGGCTTGCCGCCCTCCCCGTCTTTAACGAGGTCGATTACGTCGACGATGTTCTTGATCGAGTGGTGAAGTTTGCCGACCATGTCTTGGTTGTCGACGATGGGTCGACCGATGGCACGGCGGAAAAACTGGCCAAGCGAGACGATGTCACAGTCATTCATCACGACGGAAATCAGGGATACGGAGCGGCTTTGAAGACCGCATTCCAGTACACCCTGCAAAACGGTTTTGACGGTGTCGTGACCCTTGATTGTGACGGTCAGCATCAACCGAAGCGGATACCCGCATTCATTGACATGGCCCGTTCCGCCGACATCGTTTCGGGAAGCCGTTACCTGCACCATTTCGAAGGCGACGACGCACCGCCTGAAGAGCGAATGTTTATCAATCGTCGCATCACGGCGGATTTGAATCGCCGTCTGGGTTTCGAACTCACCGATGCGTTTTGCGGTTTCAAAGCCTATCGCGCCGAAGCCCTTCGCCAGTTCGATATCACCGACACGGGTTACGCCATGCCGTTGCAGCTGTGGGTCCAAGCCGCTGCGGCCGGTCTGCGAGTTGTCGAAATGGCGGTACCACTGATCTATCTAGACCTCGCGCGGTCCTTTGGTGGTGCACTTGATCACGCCCAAACGCGTCTTGATCACTACAACCGCGTGATCGAAAACGAAATCAATCGCCTGTGTGCCGAAGGGAAGCATGTTTTGCATGCCGTCAGCGGTGATCCGGTTTGCACTCACCAACCGAGATAA